One Kribbella sp. NBC_00662 genomic region harbors:
- a CDS encoding carbohydrate ABC transporter permease: MSTRSLPTTPAFVLRRIGFYVLICAITLFFAVPMLWIASAPFDASPGLGVHWPDWTLENFRKTLEHPYAMHSMVNSLLICVTTAVAVTAFAALASYALSRVRIPGRDALLYGLLLLSSVVTGTAAMVPIFVMMFQLGLIDSRFGVALVMTGGLLPAAIFILKDFVDAVPKSYEESARVFGASTGQILRDVVLPVARPGLATIMVWAFVNSWGNFLVPFLLLRSIDKQPGAVLMQTLTDEGGSVNLQVLPVFSLLFSIPVVVLYLLVNSRYGFRFHGGIKS, encoded by the coding sequence ATGAGCACGCGGTCGCTGCCGACAACCCCCGCGTTCGTCCTGCGGCGCATCGGCTTCTACGTGCTGATCTGCGCGATCACGCTGTTCTTCGCCGTACCGATGCTGTGGATCGCTTCGGCGCCGTTCGACGCCTCGCCCGGCCTCGGCGTGCACTGGCCGGACTGGACGCTCGAGAACTTCCGTAAGACCCTCGAACACCCGTACGCGATGCACTCCATGGTCAACTCGCTGCTGATCTGCGTGACGACCGCTGTCGCCGTGACGGCGTTCGCGGCGCTGGCGTCGTACGCGCTGTCGCGGGTGCGCATCCCAGGGCGGGACGCGTTGCTGTACGGGCTGCTGCTGTTGTCGTCGGTGGTCACGGGTACGGCGGCGATGGTGCCGATCTTCGTGATGATGTTCCAGCTCGGGCTGATCGACTCGCGGTTCGGAGTCGCGCTGGTGATGACCGGCGGGCTGTTGCCGGCGGCAATCTTCATCCTGAAGGACTTCGTCGACGCGGTGCCGAAGTCCTACGAGGAGTCGGCGCGGGTCTTCGGCGCGTCGACCGGCCAGATCCTGCGCGACGTCGTACTCCCGGTCGCACGGCCCGGGCTCGCGACGATCATGGTCTGGGCGTTCGTCAACTCCTGGGGCAACTTCCTGGTGCCCTTCCTGCTTCTCCGGTCGATCGACAAGCAGCCCGGTGCGGTGCTGATGCAGACCCTCACCGACGAAGGCGGCAGCGTGAACCTGCAAGTGCTGCCGGTCTTCTCGCTGCTGTTCTCGATCCCGGTCGTCGTGCTGTACCTGTTGGTGAACTCGCGATACGGGTTCCGCTTCCACGGAGGGATCAAGAGCTGA
- a CDS encoding carbohydrate ABC transporter permease yields the protein MASPSAPVEGVGPARGRPPARDVAGLGVGRALGFVAPAFLLIGAFLIFPALWTIYIGITNYRLTGVEAVSPSIVGLSNYTKALNDALFHNALWLTLLFVLGSAIIGQNILGFTLAWIMRRTRPAVRRTVEAFVLLAWILPSTVVAYLWVAFYDRDGGTLNSLLGTSGTAWLIDYPMACLIVFNTWRGTAFSMMLYSSALQAVPPSQLESARMVGASGWQTLRDVVFPHIRGHVLTNTLLISLWTANDFSPFLLTKGGPNHESETVPVYIYNVALQGGELGYSSAISFLLLIANLLVSLVYLRLLRRRS from the coding sequence ATGGCTTCTCCCTCCGCACCTGTCGAGGGCGTCGGGCCCGCGCGCGGACGCCCTCCCGCGCGGGATGTCGCGGGGCTCGGCGTCGGCCGGGCCCTCGGCTTCGTCGCGCCCGCGTTCCTGCTGATCGGCGCGTTCCTGATCTTCCCCGCGCTCTGGACGATCTACATCGGCATCACGAACTACCGGCTGACCGGCGTCGAGGCCGTGTCGCCGTCGATCGTGGGGCTGTCGAACTACACCAAGGCATTGAACGATGCGCTGTTCCACAACGCGTTGTGGCTGACGTTGTTGTTCGTCCTCGGTTCGGCGATCATCGGGCAGAACATCCTCGGCTTCACGCTGGCCTGGATCATGCGGCGTACGCGTCCCGCAGTACGCCGTACCGTCGAGGCTTTCGTCCTGCTCGCATGGATCCTTCCGTCGACGGTGGTTGCATACCTGTGGGTCGCGTTCTACGACCGCGACGGCGGCACTCTCAACAGCCTGCTGGGTACGTCGGGGACCGCTTGGCTGATCGACTACCCGATGGCCTGCCTCATCGTGTTCAACACCTGGCGCGGTACTGCATTCTCGATGATGCTCTACTCGTCCGCGCTGCAGGCCGTACCGCCGTCGCAGCTCGAGTCGGCGCGGATGGTCGGCGCATCGGGCTGGCAGACGCTCCGGGACGTGGTGTTCCCCCACATCCGCGGACACGTGCTGACGAACACGCTGCTGATCTCGCTGTGGACGGCGAACGACTTCTCGCCGTTCCTGCTCACCAAGGGCGGACCGAACCACGAGTCCGAGACGGTGCCGGTGTACATCTACAACGTGGCGCTGCAGGGCGGTGAGCTCGGGTACTCGTCGGCGATCTCGTTCCTGCTGCTGATCGCGAACCTCTTGGTTTCGTTGGTCTACCTGCGATTGCTTCGGAGGCGCTCATGA
- a CDS encoding extracellular solute-binding protein, protein MRSISRLTTAGVLGAAALALLTGCLGSSGSDSGGGQDANRNADAKKVELTIGSNSVKGGKSSAGATFLEDVLIPKFVADQKGKGVDVTVKFQGDGSDDEVYKQKLSLDLSNRSGPDLFQIDGIWVGEFAQAGYIKPLTDTVGDAAKVNDWDGWKQIPESVQALGSFNGQRYGVPGGTDGRVLYFNKKLFQQAGLPADWQPKSWDDIISAGQALKKLPGVTPIQINAGTAMGEATTMQGVLPLLVGTGATVNTDGKWLGNTPQLRQVLDFYHQIYSTGLGDPVLQKEAKGRDKSFAEFAANKIGILGESDYFWRSVVEPKEGVAKMADRDSAVGWALIPAMKPGAGVKGQDFVSMSGGGATVINPNTKFPQQAWELLQFMNSAEMVKASLDGAAKITQRSDVNSEVLASDPMLSFIAEKVLPITQFRPGLAEYPKISAALQQATADVVAGKSTDAAASAYEKAVETAAGGKDKVTSN, encoded by the coding sequence ATGCGATCTATCTCGCGGTTGACCACCGCCGGCGTCCTCGGCGCCGCCGCCCTCGCGCTGCTCACCGGATGCCTCGGCTCGTCCGGTTCGGACAGCGGCGGCGGCCAGGACGCCAACCGGAACGCCGACGCCAAGAAGGTCGAGCTGACCATCGGCTCGAACTCGGTCAAGGGCGGTAAGAGCAGCGCCGGGGCGACCTTCCTCGAGGACGTGCTGATCCCGAAGTTCGTCGCCGACCAGAAGGGCAAGGGCGTCGACGTCACGGTCAAGTTCCAGGGCGACGGCTCCGACGACGAGGTCTACAAGCAGAAGCTGTCCCTCGACCTGTCGAACAGGTCCGGGCCGGACCTGTTCCAGATCGACGGCATCTGGGTCGGCGAGTTCGCCCAGGCCGGCTACATCAAGCCGCTCACCGACACGGTCGGCGACGCCGCCAAGGTGAACGACTGGGACGGCTGGAAGCAGATCCCGGAGTCGGTCCAGGCGCTCGGCAGCTTCAACGGCCAGCGGTACGGCGTACCGGGCGGCACCGACGGCCGGGTGCTCTACTTCAACAAGAAGCTGTTCCAGCAGGCCGGACTGCCGGCCGACTGGCAGCCGAAGTCGTGGGACGACATCATCTCGGCCGGCCAGGCGCTGAAGAAGCTGCCCGGCGTGACCCCGATCCAGATCAACGCCGGTACGGCGATGGGCGAGGCGACCACCATGCAGGGCGTGCTGCCGCTGCTGGTCGGCACCGGCGCGACCGTCAACACCGACGGCAAGTGGCTGGGCAACACTCCGCAGCTGCGGCAGGTGCTGGACTTCTACCACCAGATCTACAGCACCGGTCTCGGCGACCCGGTGCTGCAGAAGGAGGCCAAGGGCCGGGACAAGTCGTTCGCGGAGTTCGCGGCGAACAAGATCGGCATCCTCGGCGAGAGCGACTACTTCTGGCGCAGTGTGGTGGAGCCCAAGGAAGGCGTCGCCAAGATGGCCGACCGCGACAGCGCGGTGGGCTGGGCGCTGATCCCGGCCATGAAGCCTGGCGCCGGCGTGAAGGGCCAGGACTTCGTCTCGATGTCGGGCGGCGGCGCGACCGTGATCAACCCGAATACGAAGTTCCCGCAGCAGGCCTGGGAACTGCTGCAGTTCATGAACTCCGCGGAGATGGTGAAGGCGTCGCTCGACGGTGCGGCCAAGATCACGCAGCGGTCCGACGTGAACAGCGAAGTACTCGCGAGCGACCCGATGCTGAGCTTCATCGCCGAGAAGGTCCTGCCGATCACGCAGTTCCGCCCGGGGCTGGCGGAGTACCCGAAGATCTCGGCGGCGCTGCAGCAGGCGACCGCGGACGTCGTCGCCGGCAAGAGCACCGACGCCGCGGCATCGGCGTACGAGAAGGCGGTCGAGACCGCGGCCGGCGGCAAGGACAAGGTCACCAGTAACTGA
- a CDS encoding DEAD/DEAH box helicase, whose amino-acid sequence MRAGGEAEAVLKRLAAGRDDRLTHVESVPPRLGQTCDWPRWVPDEVLGQLHDAGITAPWTHQVTTAEAAYAGKHVVVATGTASGKSLGYLLPAFATLSIAQAASPHRRTASVLYLSPTKALAHDQLRAVSSYTVPGLRATTLDGDSERTERDWARDHATYVLSNPDMLHRSVLPNHQRWARFLGCLQYVVVDECHHYRGVFGAHVAGVLRRLRRVCAQYGAHPIFVCASATVAEPAVSGERLTGLPMVEVVEDGSPRGGIAFGLWEPPLTALHGENGAPVRRSATAEVADLLSDLVVTGVRTVAFVRSRRGAESVALTARENLAEVDPTLIDQVSAYRAGYLPEERRRLEGMLQSGELTGVAATNALELGIDIAGLDAVLLSGWPGTRASLWQQAGRAGRAGGDAVALLIARDDPLDTYLVRHPRAIFGRPVEATVFNPENPYVLGPQLCAAAQEVPLTADDFDIFGSTTETVIAQLVRQGLLRERPHGWFWTRRERAVDAIDIRSAGGKTVQIVEDQTGRLLGTVDGGSAHSSVHEGAVYVHAGESYLVRSLDLEEHAAVVEPASPDYTTFARDTTEISILATEETCSWGTAELSRGWVQVKSQVISFQRKLIATGDVLDEQPLDLPERTLRTKAVWWTMPDTAVADLGLSDVPGAAHAAEHASIGLLPLFATCDRWDIGGVSTARHADTGCLTVFVYDGHSGGAGFAEHGYAAAREWLTATREAIAHCECTDGCPSCVQSPKCGNQNNPLDKSGAVALLSALLSSEA is encoded by the coding sequence ATGCGTGCAGGTGGTGAGGCGGAGGCTGTCCTGAAGCGCCTGGCCGCCGGTCGCGACGACCGGTTGACGCACGTCGAGTCCGTGCCGCCGCGGTTGGGGCAAACGTGTGATTGGCCGCGCTGGGTTCCGGACGAGGTGCTCGGTCAGCTGCACGACGCCGGCATCACCGCGCCTTGGACGCATCAGGTCACCACGGCCGAAGCGGCGTACGCCGGGAAGCATGTCGTCGTCGCGACCGGGACGGCCTCGGGCAAGTCACTCGGCTACCTGCTGCCGGCCTTCGCCACGTTGAGCATCGCGCAGGCCGCGTCGCCGCATCGGCGTACCGCTTCGGTCCTCTACCTGTCTCCGACGAAGGCGCTGGCCCATGACCAGCTGCGGGCGGTCTCGTCGTACACGGTGCCCGGTCTGCGTGCGACGACGCTGGACGGGGACTCCGAGCGGACCGAACGCGACTGGGCGCGCGACCACGCGACGTACGTGCTGAGCAACCCGGACATGCTGCACCGGTCGGTGTTGCCGAATCATCAACGCTGGGCGCGCTTTCTGGGCTGCCTGCAGTACGTCGTGGTGGATGAGTGTCATCACTACCGCGGCGTCTTCGGCGCACACGTCGCCGGCGTACTGCGACGGTTGCGGCGGGTCTGCGCGCAGTACGGCGCTCATCCGATCTTCGTCTGCGCTTCGGCGACTGTTGCCGAGCCGGCAGTGTCAGGCGAACGCTTGACCGGCCTGCCGATGGTGGAGGTCGTCGAGGACGGCTCCCCGCGCGGCGGCATCGCCTTCGGTCTCTGGGAGCCGCCACTGACCGCACTGCACGGTGAGAACGGCGCACCGGTCCGCCGGTCCGCCACGGCCGAGGTGGCCGACCTGTTGAGCGATCTGGTCGTCACAGGTGTCCGGACTGTCGCGTTCGTCCGTTCGCGGCGCGGTGCGGAATCGGTCGCGCTGACCGCCCGGGAAAACCTGGCCGAGGTCGACCCGACGCTGATCGACCAGGTGTCGGCGTACCGGGCCGGCTATCTGCCGGAGGAACGGCGGCGACTCGAGGGGATGCTGCAGAGCGGTGAGCTGACCGGTGTCGCTGCCACCAACGCTCTGGAACTGGGCATCGACATAGCCGGACTGGACGCCGTACTGCTGTCTGGTTGGCCAGGCACGCGCGCATCGCTGTGGCAGCAGGCCGGGCGTGCCGGTCGAGCCGGTGGGGACGCGGTGGCATTGCTGATCGCGCGAGACGACCCGCTCGACACCTATCTGGTGCGCCATCCGCGTGCCATCTTCGGGCGGCCGGTCGAGGCGACTGTGTTCAACCCGGAGAACCCGTATGTCCTCGGGCCGCAGCTGTGTGCGGCCGCGCAGGAGGTCCCGCTGACCGCGGACGACTTCGACATCTTCGGCAGTACGACGGAGACCGTGATCGCCCAACTGGTCCGGCAGGGACTGCTGCGCGAGCGGCCGCACGGCTGGTTCTGGACGCGCCGGGAGCGGGCCGTCGACGCCATCGACATCCGGTCGGCCGGCGGGAAGACCGTGCAGATCGTGGAGGACCAGACCGGTCGCCTGCTCGGCACGGTCGACGGCGGTTCGGCGCACTCGTCGGTCCACGAGGGCGCCGTCTACGTCCACGCCGGCGAGTCGTACCTGGTCCGCTCCCTCGACCTCGAGGAGCACGCGGCCGTCGTCGAGCCCGCCTCCCCGGACTACACGACGTTCGCGCGGGACACGACCGAGATCAGCATCCTGGCGACCGAGGAGACCTGCAGCTGGGGTACGGCGGAGCTGTCGCGCGGCTGGGTCCAGGTGAAGAGTCAGGTCATCTCGTTCCAGCGCAAGCTGATCGCGACCGGCGACGTACTCGACGAGCAGCCTCTCGACCTGCCTGAGCGCACGCTGCGGACCAAGGCGGTCTGGTGGACGATGCCCGACACCGCCGTCGCCGATCTGGGCCTGTCCGACGTGCCGGGAGCGGCCCACGCGGCCGAGCACGCGTCCATCGGGCTGCTCCCGCTGTTCGCCACCTGCGACCGCTGGGACATCGGCGGCGTCTCCACCGCCCGCCACGCCGACACCGGCTGCCTCACCGTCTTCGTGTACGACGGCCACTCGGGCGGAGCCGGATTCGCCGAACACGGGTATGCCGCGGCGCGCGAGTGGTTGACTGCGACACGCGAGGCGATTGCACACTGTGAATGTACGGATGGATGCCCGTCGTGCGTACAGTCGCCCAAGTGTGGGAACCAGAACAACCCACTCGACAAGAGTGGCGCAGTAGCGCTGCTCTCCGCATTGCTGAGCAGTGAGGCCTGA
- a CDS encoding STAS domain-containing protein, with translation MDLSLTARAEGGRTVIEVAGEIDVYTAPKLREKIAALVDEGVYDLVIDLERVEFLDSTGLGVLVGGLKRVRTHDGSLSLVCTQERLLKIFRITGLTKVFDIHPDVASAI, from the coding sequence GTGGATCTGTCGCTGACCGCGCGCGCCGAGGGCGGGCGGACCGTCATCGAGGTGGCGGGGGAGATCGACGTCTACACCGCACCGAAGCTCCGCGAGAAGATCGCCGCGCTTGTCGATGAAGGGGTCTACGACCTGGTCATCGACCTGGAACGCGTGGAGTTCCTGGACTCCACCGGCCTCGGCGTTCTCGTCGGCGGGCTGAAACGGGTGCGCACCCACGACGGTTCGCTGTCCCTGGTCTGTACCCAGGAACGGCTGCTGAAGATCTTCCGGATCACCGGCCTGACCAAGGTCTTCGACATCCACCCGGACGTCGCCTCGGCGATCTGA
- a CDS encoding sodium-translocating pyrophosphatase produces MSALLAPQAVDLSSSNTTLVIVVGVIAILAVVIAMVFRGQVLAANDGTENMKTIAAAVQEGASAYLNRQFRTLSIFAVVAFLLLFLLPAHTDGGNETTLKIFRSVFFLVGAGFSAAIGYLGMWLATRANVRVAAAARDEGRNPAMRVAFRTGGTVGMATVGLGLFGAALVVLIFKGDAPTVLEGFGFGAAMLAMFMRVGGGIFTKAADVGADLVGKVEQNIPEDDPRNAATIADNVGDNVGDCAGMAADLFESYAVMLVASLILGKAAFGEQGLIFPLIVPTIGAITAIIGVFLTRPRTGENGLRTINRAFYISAVISAVLCAVAAFVYLPSSFKDLTGATETIAAYDGDPRLIATVSVIIGIVLAAVILALTGYYTGTEDKPVRDVGKTSLTGAATVILSGISVGFESAVYTAVVIAAAVYGAFLVGGSGVVALFAIALAGCGLLTTVGVIVAMDTFGPVSDNAQGIAEMSGDVDGEAAQILTELDAVGNTTKAITKGIAIATAVLAATALFGSFTDAIRTSLADNYPKFEADALVFNPGTLVGIILGAAVVFMFSGLAINAVGRAAGAVVYEVRRQFRDIPGIMEGTGKPEYGKVVDICTRDSLRELATPGLLALTAPIAVGFGLGAAALAGYLAGAIGAGTLMAVFLANSGGAWDNAKKLVEDGNWGGKGSPAHEATVIGDTVGDPFKDTAGPAINPLIKVMNLVSVLIAPAVVGMSAIGDDPNKALRIIIAVVAVIILAAAVYVSKRRESVISDTPAEVNAAA; encoded by the coding sequence ATGTCCGCGCTGCTTGCACCACAAGCGGTGGATCTTTCGTCGAGCAACACCACTCTGGTGATTGTCGTCGGGGTGATCGCGATCCTCGCGGTCGTCATCGCGATGGTCTTCCGGGGCCAGGTGCTTGCCGCGAACGATGGCACCGAGAACATGAAGACGATCGCCGCGGCGGTTCAGGAAGGCGCCTCGGCGTACCTGAACCGGCAGTTCCGGACATTGTCGATCTTCGCCGTTGTCGCGTTCCTGTTGCTGTTCCTGCTGCCGGCTCATACCGACGGCGGCAACGAGACGACGCTGAAGATCTTCCGCTCCGTGTTCTTCCTGGTCGGTGCGGGCTTCTCCGCCGCGATCGGCTACCTGGGCATGTGGCTCGCGACGCGCGCCAACGTCCGCGTCGCCGCGGCCGCCCGTGACGAGGGCCGCAACCCGGCGATGCGGGTCGCGTTCCGCACCGGTGGCACCGTGGGCATGGCGACCGTGGGCCTGGGGCTGTTCGGCGCCGCGCTGGTCGTGCTGATCTTCAAGGGTGACGCTCCGACCGTGCTCGAGGGCTTCGGCTTCGGCGCCGCGATGCTCGCCATGTTCATGCGTGTCGGCGGCGGTATCTTCACCAAGGCCGCCGACGTCGGTGCGGACCTGGTCGGCAAGGTCGAGCAGAACATCCCCGAGGACGACCCGCGGAACGCGGCGACCATCGCCGACAACGTGGGCGACAACGTCGGCGACTGCGCCGGTATGGCGGCCGACCTGTTCGAGTCGTACGCCGTGATGCTGGTGGCCTCGCTGATCCTGGGCAAGGCCGCGTTCGGCGAGCAGGGCCTGATCTTCCCGCTGATCGTGCCGACCATCGGCGCGATCACCGCGATCATCGGCGTCTTCCTGACCCGCCCGCGGACCGGTGAGAACGGCCTGCGCACGATCAACCGGGCCTTCTACATCTCCGCGGTCATCTCCGCCGTGCTCTGTGCGGTGGCAGCGTTCGTCTACCTGCCGAGCAGCTTCAAGGACCTCACCGGCGCGACCGAGACGATCGCCGCGTACGACGGCGACCCGCGGCTGATCGCCACCGTCTCGGTGATCATCGGCATCGTGCTGGCGGCCGTCATCCTGGCGCTCACCGGTTACTACACCGGCACTGAGGACAAGCCGGTCCGCGACGTCGGCAAGACCTCGCTGACCGGCGCCGCGACCGTGATCCTGTCCGGTATCTCGGTCGGCTTCGAGTCCGCCGTCTACACCGCAGTGGTGATCGCGGCGGCCGTGTACGGCGCCTTCCTGGTCGGCGGTTCCGGTGTGGTCGCGCTGTTCGCGATCGCGCTGGCCGGCTGTGGTCTGCTCACCACCGTCGGCGTCATCGTCGCGATGGACACCTTCGGTCCGGTCTCCGACAACGCGCAGGGCATCGCCGAGATGTCCGGTGACGTGGACGGCGAGGCGGCCCAGATCCTGACCGAGCTGGACGCCGTCGGCAACACCACCAAGGCGATCACCAAGGGCATCGCGATCGCGACCGCCGTACTGGCCGCGACCGCGCTGTTCGGCTCGTTCACCGACGCGATCCGGACGTCGCTGGCCGACAACTACCCGAAGTTCGAGGCCGACGCACTGGTCTTCAACCCGGGCACGCTGGTCGGCATCATCCTCGGTGCGGCCGTGGTGTTCATGTTCTCCGGTCTGGCCATCAACGCCGTCGGCCGCGCCGCCGGCGCGGTCGTCTACGAGGTGCGTCGTCAGTTCCGCGACATCCCCGGGATCATGGAGGGGACGGGCAAGCCGGAGTACGGCAAGGTCGTCGACATCTGCACCCGGGACTCGCTCCGGGAGCTGGCGACGCCGGGTCTGCTCGCACTGACCGCGCCGATCGCCGTCGGCTTCGGCCTCGGCGCCGCGGCGCTGGCCGGCTACCTGGCTGGTGCGATCGGCGCCGGCACGCTGATGGCGGTCTTCCTGGCCAACTCCGGTGGTGCCTGGGACAACGCCAAGAAGCTGGTCGAGGACGGCAACTGGGGCGGCAAGGGTTCGCCCGCGCACGAGGCCACCGTCATCGGTGACACCGTCGGCGACCCGTTCAAGGACACCGCCGGTCCGGCCATCAACCCGCTGATCAAGGTGATGAACCTGGTCTCGGTGCTGATCGCTCCGGCCGTCGTCGGGATGTCCGCGATCGGCGACGACCCGAACAAGGCGCTCCGGATCATCATCGCGGTCGTCGCGGTGATCATCCTGGCCGCCGCGGTCTACGTCTCGAAGCGCCGGGAGTCGGTCATCTCCGACACCCCCGCCGAGGTGAACGCGGCCGCGTAG
- a CDS encoding DUF4142 domain-containing protein, with translation MSLRRATALLVLVLAGLAATAQVANAAPPTPDATYLIAAHQINLTVIDAAHAANSQGRSSCVRTVAVQLERDHRKLAAQETELATRFGIKLPNLPSAAQRKQMDAVGAKSGTSGYDEAWLALQRQQHQQYLVLIDGDLPKASSPAVESVAEGARPVVVMDLQMVTPTCRLVTSKPVVPTGDGGQVAAAQQARSRAALVLLGLGALLLLVGKQKSMRRRLLGVAALAAGLVMVFGTPGNTGKVPQAGSSDAEREAAVPPVKLKLQGVENAPVQAVATGSDGQLQMPTSPKAVGWWAAGAAPGSDGGTVLLAGHVDTARSGRAVFAGLSEVPVGAKVSVTGGDGHVHRYKIVARRTYLQTALPRDLFQGAGKPRLVLVTCTGAYDHKAHRYTHNLVLYGVPVV, from the coding sequence ATGTCTCTCCGGCGGGCGACTGCTTTGCTCGTGCTCGTCCTGGCGGGCCTGGCGGCAACAGCGCAGGTGGCGAACGCGGCACCGCCGACGCCCGATGCGACGTACCTGATCGCGGCTCACCAGATCAATCTGACGGTCATCGACGCCGCCCACGCGGCCAACTCGCAGGGCCGCAGCTCGTGCGTGCGAACCGTCGCCGTCCAGCTGGAACGCGATCATCGCAAGCTCGCCGCCCAGGAGACCGAGCTCGCGACGCGGTTCGGCATCAAGCTGCCGAACCTCCCCTCGGCGGCGCAGCGCAAGCAGATGGACGCGGTCGGAGCCAAGTCCGGGACGAGCGGGTACGACGAGGCGTGGCTCGCCTTGCAGCGGCAGCAGCACCAGCAGTACCTGGTTCTGATCGACGGTGATCTGCCGAAGGCCTCGTCGCCCGCGGTCGAGTCGGTGGCCGAAGGCGCCAGGCCCGTGGTCGTGATGGATCTGCAGATGGTGACGCCTACCTGCCGGCTCGTGACCAGCAAGCCGGTCGTACCGACCGGAGATGGCGGCCAGGTCGCCGCAGCTCAGCAGGCGCGCTCGCGGGCGGCGTTGGTCCTGCTCGGACTTGGAGCGCTTCTTCTCCTGGTCGGCAAGCAGAAGTCGATGCGGCGGCGTCTCCTCGGTGTGGCAGCTCTGGCGGCCGGGCTCGTCATGGTGTTCGGGACGCCTGGCAACACCGGGAAGGTCCCGCAAGCCGGTTCCTCCGACGCGGAACGTGAAGCTGCCGTTCCGCCGGTCAAGTTGAAGTTGCAAGGTGTTGAGAACGCGCCGGTGCAGGCTGTCGCGACCGGCAGCGACGGCCAGTTGCAGATGCCCACGTCGCCGAAGGCCGTGGGCTGGTGGGCGGCGGGGGCGGCCCCTGGCTCCGACGGCGGCACTGTTCTGCTCGCCGGACACGTGGACACGGCTCGGTCCGGACGTGCGGTGTTCGCGGGGCTGTCCGAAGTACCGGTCGGTGCGAAGGTTTCGGTGACCGGTGGGGACGGGCACGTGCACCGGTACAAGATCGTGGCTCGGCGCACCTACCTGCAGACTGCTTTGCCACGCGACCTTTTCCAAGGTGCCGGAAAGCCGCGGCTCGTGCTGGTCACCTGCACCGGTGCTTACGACCACAAAGCGCATCGCTATACACACAACCTCGTGCTGTACGGCGTCCCGGTGGTCTGA
- a CDS encoding ABC transporter ATP-binding protein, which yields MIEAKGLTKRYGATVAVDNLSFEVKPGRVTGFLGPNGAGKSTTMRMILGLDTPTSGEVTIDGQRYRDLHRPLTKVGALLDAKWVHPNRSARAHLTWMAASNKLPKDSVDKALEMVGLSAVANKRAGAFSLGMSQRLGIAGALLGDPEVLLFDEPVNGLDPEGIVWIRTFMHRLADEGRTVLVSSHLLSEMALTAEDLVVIGRGKLIAQSTTQEFVDRASGTTVKVRTPQLDQLAGVLHQQQLVTRIEDVDNEGKVLFVEGDLTTDQIGEAAAAHGIVLHELTLQRGSLEQAFMQMTGDSVEYHAHDEIAAVTQLDAPSGAEVAAGPKEDN from the coding sequence ATGATCGAGGCAAAGGGCCTCACCAAGCGATACGGCGCAACAGTTGCCGTTGACAACCTGTCTTTCGAGGTGAAACCGGGGAGAGTGACCGGCTTCCTCGGCCCGAACGGGGCCGGCAAGTCGACCACCATGCGGATGATCCTCGGTCTCGACACCCCGACGTCCGGCGAGGTCACGATCGACGGACAGCGCTACCGCGATCTGCACAGGCCGCTGACCAAGGTCGGCGCGTTGCTGGACGCCAAGTGGGTGCACCCGAACCGCTCGGCACGTGCGCACCTGACCTGGATGGCCGCCTCCAACAAGCTGCCGAAGGACTCCGTCGACAAGGCGCTGGAGATGGTCGGCCTGTCCGCGGTCGCGAACAAGCGGGCCGGCGCTTTCTCGCTGGGTATGTCGCAGCGGCTCGGCATCGCCGGCGCCCTGCTCGGCGACCCGGAGGTGCTGCTCTTCGACGAACCGGTCAACGGCCTCGACCCTGAGGGCATCGTCTGGATCCGCACCTTCATGCACCGGCTGGCCGACGAAGGCCGGACCGTGCTGGTCTCCAGCCACCTGCTGTCCGAGATGGCGCTGACCGCCGAGGACCTGGTCGTCATCGGCCGCGGCAAGCTGATCGCGCAGAGCACCACCCAGGAGTTCGTCGACCGCGCCAGCGGTACGACGGTCAAGGTCCGCACGCCGCAGCTCGACCAGCTGGCCGGCGTACTGCACCAGCAGCAGCTGGTCACCCGGATCGAGGATGTCGACAACGAGGGCAAGGTCCTGTTCGTCGAGGGCGACCTGACCACCGACCAGATCGGTGAGGCGGCCGCGGCGCACGGCATCGTGCTGCACGAGCTGACGCTGCAGCGCGGTTCGCTGGAGCAGGCGTTCATGCAGATGACCGGTGACTCGGTCGAGTACCACGCGCACGACGAGATTGCTGCTGTGACCCAGCTCGACGCGCCGTCGGGCGCCGAGGTGGCTGCGGGTCCGAAGGAGGACAACTGA